The following are from one region of the Alicyclobacillus fastidiosus genome:
- a CDS encoding GNAT family N-acetyltransferase, with protein sequence MNINVEHLRNQHMESVCDVLAAAFKGPREKYINELQTYRSLQADCWLAASVDDHPVGVVGGIDYGSFTSIGYMAVDPAMQGKGVAKKLFERLLEVINFRQCQVVVLDATDAGAPLYRQFGFIDDGTTLEYECTDKAKIRGNLVSSATEVSNPDIDDIERLDQRVFGADRASVLEHYLNENPNRAFVTRDQVGNVTGYVIAQSKRIGPWVTTNQKDAAVLLEAALSLNFDGSPRVDIPDVNGQGVALLQSYGFTLYRTFQHMTVGTQPGDRTCQYGQTNLTLG encoded by the coding sequence ATGAATATAAATGTGGAACATTTACGCAATCAGCATATGGAATCTGTTTGTGATGTACTGGCAGCTGCTTTCAAAGGACCGCGAGAAAAATATATAAACGAACTGCAAACGTATCGATCACTACAGGCGGATTGTTGGTTAGCTGCAAGCGTTGATGATCATCCGGTGGGTGTAGTGGGTGGCATTGATTACGGTTCCTTCACATCGATTGGGTATATGGCGGTTGATCCCGCGATGCAGGGAAAAGGTGTAGCAAAAAAACTGTTCGAGAGACTTCTTGAGGTTATTAATTTTAGACAGTGCCAAGTGGTGGTTCTCGATGCAACGGATGCCGGTGCACCTTTGTATCGACAATTCGGCTTTATCGATGATGGGACAACTCTGGAATATGAGTGCACGGATAAAGCGAAGATCAGAGGCAATTTGGTGTCGAGTGCTACAGAGGTATCAAATCCTGATATTGATGATATAGAGCGGTTGGATCAACGTGTGTTCGGCGCGGATCGTGCATCGGTTTTAGAACACTATTTAAACGAAAATCCAAATCGCGCGTTTGTGACAAGAGACCAAGTGGGTAATGTCACAGGGTATGTAATTGCGCAATCGAAACGCATTGGTCCATGGGTGACTACCAATCAAAAGGACGCGGCAGTTTTGTTGGAAGCAGCATTATCACTAAACTTTGATGGATCACCAAGGGTGGATATTCCGGATGTTAACGGACAGGGTGTAGCTTTATTGCAATCGTATGGATTTACCCTGTACCGAACGTTTCAGCACATGACGGTCGGTACTCAACCTGGGGATCGAACGTGTCAATATGGACAAACAAATCTTACCCTCGGATAG
- a CDS encoding helix-turn-helix transcriptional regulator — translation MEDMAIIINIDVILAKRKMSVTELSERVGITMANLSILKNGKAKAVRFSTLEAICKALDCQPGDIMEYKSHENTQ, via the coding sequence GTGGAGGATATGGCAATTATTATTAATATTGATGTGATATTAGCAAAACGAAAAATGAGCGTAACGGAGCTTTCGGAGAGGGTTGGAATTACGATGGCGAACCTTTCCATTCTGAAAAATGGGAAAGCCAAAGCGGTTCGTTTTTCAACATTAGAAGCGATATGTAAGGCTTTGGATTGTCAGCCAGGTGATATTATGGAGTACAAAAGTCACGAAAATACTCAATAA
- a CDS encoding type II toxin-antitoxin system HicB family antitoxin, which translates to MGTRVYEYYAVFTYEDEGITITFPDLPGCISCGYSTDEAINMAHEALHLYLDDMKETEIPRPSKEEQIVLDSNQKTFPITVQMGH; encoded by the coding sequence ATGGGTACAAGGGTGTACGAATATTATGCGGTCTTCACATACGAAGACGAAGGAATCACAATCACTTTTCCTGACCTCCCAGGGTGCATATCATGTGGCTATTCCACTGATGAAGCAATAAACATGGCACATGAAGCACTTCATCTATATCTGGATGACATGAAGGAAACTGAAATACCACGTCCAAGCAAGGAAGAACAAATTGTACTGGATTCCAACCAAAAAACATTCCCCATCACAGTTCAGATGGGACACTAA
- a CDS encoding DUF2975 domain-containing protein: MKQISTLFLKLAVILIGIPVLALCIFLVPRIGNFAGELYPDIVYIKSLVLIDMYAAAIPFYFALYQAFKLLSYIDKNQALSELSVKSLKNIKYGAIAISTLYLLGMPIYYLMAERVDPPSFIPMGLVIIFASMVIAVFAAVLQRLLQEAIHIKSENDLTV; this comes from the coding sequence ATGAAACAAATTTCTACGCTCTTTTTAAAGTTAGCTGTTATTCTTATCGGAATCCCAGTTCTTGCTTTGTGCATATTTTTGGTACCTAGGATCGGGAATTTTGCTGGAGAGTTGTATCCAGATATTGTGTATATCAAATCTCTCGTTTTAATCGATATGTACGCGGCAGCGATACCTTTTTACTTTGCTCTGTATCAAGCTTTTAAACTTTTAAGCTATATTGATAAGAACCAAGCGTTATCGGAATTATCGGTAAAGTCTTTAAAGAATATAAAATACGGTGCCATCGCGATCAGTACCTTGTACCTGCTAGGTATGCCAATCTACTATCTCATGGCGGAAAGAGTTGACCCTCCAAGTTTCATACCAATGGGATTGGTCATTATTTTCGCCTCTATGGTGATCGCGGTTTTTGCTGCTGTCCTCCAACGGCTTCTACAAGAAGCGATTCACATAAAATCAGAAAATGATTTGACGGTCTGA
- a CDS encoding DeoR/GlpR family DNA-binding transcription regulator → MDEILYQEERLAKILNYLKTHRRISVQEVCALFSVSRDTARRDIVKLDELGVIVRTRGGAILPTVTDEIHGYWDRVNEKSSTKNLIAQQGANLISNGDHIILDASTTALFMTDWIDAQDITVVTNGLDVTAALADNLNVTIHLLGGRMNAEHRFLYGNAAITQLTDYQVNKLFIGASGITTTGLSIADENEGYLLRQMIRQAEQVIVLADHSKFGKSYFYNVCKLDSIDVIVTDVPPVPQMERVLTDSGVEVIVAPQSD, encoded by the coding sequence ATGGACGAAATCCTTTATCAAGAGGAACGATTGGCTAAGATACTGAATTACTTAAAGACACATCGACGCATCAGTGTACAAGAAGTGTGCGCACTCTTCAGCGTCTCCCGTGACACCGCCAGGCGAGATATTGTGAAACTTGATGAACTAGGTGTAATCGTTCGTACACGCGGCGGAGCCATTTTGCCAACGGTTACGGATGAAATCCACGGATATTGGGACCGGGTAAACGAAAAATCAAGCACAAAAAATCTGATCGCACAACAGGGTGCAAACCTGATCTCAAATGGAGACCATATCATTTTGGATGCGTCGACCACGGCACTATTTATGACCGACTGGATTGATGCACAGGACATCACAGTTGTTACAAACGGACTCGATGTCACCGCAGCACTTGCAGACAACCTTAATGTGACCATTCATTTATTAGGGGGACGCATGAATGCGGAACATCGGTTTCTCTATGGGAATGCAGCAATCACGCAGTTAACGGACTATCAAGTCAATAAGCTTTTTATCGGAGCGAGCGGGATAACAACGACGGGGTTATCTATAGCGGATGAGAATGAAGGCTATTTGTTGCGTCAGATGATCAGGCAAGCAGAACAAGTTATCGTACTAGCAGATCATTCAAAATTTGGTAAGAGCTACTTTTACAACGTGTGTAAGCTTGATTCCATTGATGTGATCGTAACAGATGTTCCACCAGTTCCTCAGATGGAGCGAGTTCTTACCGATTCCGGTGTCGAGGTTATTGTGGCACCACAATCTGACTGA
- a CDS encoding MFS transporter codes for MKRIDKGKVSATILITSSGISNIGDCVYLVALNLYVLNTTNSAFLVALIWCVPLVAQLLIGGWIGSVTDRLPLRSTLITTEISRAIVVFLLPLVPIVWIYPLLFLLGWGSTIFNRSFLPYRTLLIPVEHQKFVNSLMNVFQSGALLLGPAIAGVLIQFGSMALALWVDALSFAISCISFVLLPALSHERVENEKLHNAQGIGVIWKKLRLDWLEATQFLKGHSLFASLFVATAASQVFGQAADSQEVVFAEKALHLGHFGYGMMVVAAGLGFLLGSLVLSLFANLFSTKFLLACGSVLGGIGYFIYALAQDFWQAVIGLIIMGVFVTAESVGFNTYTQHAVPVEKMGRINNLLDPPQKGFTLIMMVVASVVTEQYGVRILMLSVTCITIITGISNTILALLPRNRNSFETSV; via the coding sequence ATGAAACGAATAGATAAAGGAAAAGTATCGGCTACCATTTTAATTACTTCCAGTGGCATTTCGAATATTGGGGATTGCGTATATCTTGTAGCGCTAAATTTATATGTTTTGAACACAACCAACTCCGCTTTTTTGGTAGCATTGATTTGGTGTGTTCCTCTCGTCGCCCAATTACTAATCGGCGGTTGGATTGGAAGCGTAACAGATCGACTTCCGCTTCGCTCAACTCTAATTACGACCGAAATATCGCGGGCAATCGTTGTGTTTCTGTTGCCATTAGTACCAATTGTTTGGATATACCCATTGTTATTTCTACTGGGTTGGGGTAGCACGATTTTTAACCGTTCTTTCTTACCGTATAGGACTCTGCTTATTCCAGTTGAACATCAAAAGTTCGTCAATTCATTGATGAACGTGTTTCAATCTGGGGCATTGTTACTTGGACCTGCAATTGCAGGGGTGTTAATACAATTCGGTTCGATGGCTTTGGCATTATGGGTTGATGCACTTAGTTTTGCAATTTCATGTATTTCCTTTGTCTTGTTACCTGCTTTATCACATGAACGTGTTGAAAATGAGAAATTACACAATGCACAAGGCATTGGCGTTATATGGAAAAAATTACGACTTGATTGGCTTGAGGCAACACAGTTCTTAAAGGGACATTCGTTGTTTGCCTCACTATTTGTTGCCACTGCTGCAAGTCAGGTATTTGGTCAGGCTGCAGACTCACAGGAGGTGGTATTTGCGGAAAAAGCCCTTCATTTAGGACATTTTGGTTATGGGATGATGGTTGTAGCGGCGGGGTTAGGCTTTTTACTGGGCTCGCTTGTCTTAAGCCTATTTGCAAACCTCTTCTCAACAAAATTCTTACTTGCCTGCGGAAGTGTTCTTGGGGGTATAGGGTATTTCATATATGCGTTGGCGCAAGATTTTTGGCAAGCTGTAATTGGACTCATCATTATGGGTGTATTTGTAACAGCGGAAAGCGTTGGATTTAATACCTACACTCAACATGCAGTGCCCGTCGAAAAAATGGGGAGAATTAATAACCTGCTAGATCCGCCGCAAAAAGGATTCACGCTCATCATGATGGTTGTCGCGAGTGTTGTAACAGAGCAATATGGGGTTCGAATCCTAATGTTAAGCGTGACATGCATTACGATAATTACGGGAATTTCAAACACTATTTTAGCCTTGCTTCCCCGCAATCGGAACTCATTTGAAACTTCGGTTTAA
- a CDS encoding DUF202 domain-containing protein: MGKDGSRHVLQHLANERTLLSWMRTIVAISGVAYALVKLLETHGNSAKLCWVHIVAMGLPLFGVIATIYATINYFGTRVRIDGKFVALQNRSLANVFGILVGVVLIAVFALIMQFMGQR, encoded by the coding sequence ATGGGTAAGGATGGTAGCAGGCATGTATTACAACACCTAGCAAACGAACGAACTTTGTTGTCCTGGATGCGTACAATTGTAGCTATTTCAGGCGTGGCGTATGCACTGGTAAAGCTTCTCGAAACACACGGTAATAGTGCAAAACTGTGCTGGGTTCATATAGTGGCAATGGGGTTACCGTTGTTCGGTGTAATTGCAACGATATATGCCACTATAAATTATTTCGGGACTAGAGTGAGAATAGATGGTAAATTCGTGGCTCTCCAGAACCGTTCCCTCGCGAATGTGTTCGGGATACTAGTGGGTGTCGTGCTAATAGCCGTGTTTGCATTGATAATGCAGTTCATGGGTCAGAGGTAG